The genomic DNA ACGGAGTCTGTCCAAAAAGAGAACGCCCCAGCATCCGTTTTGCCGGGGCGTTTTTTGCGCCGGGTATGTCCAATGTCCAATTATTCACAAATTGAATTGGAAAGTTTTATGACCGCTGCACTCGTTGAGGGGAGAAAAGCGCTTCCCGAGTGTTTGCCCAATCCACCGGTTGGATGTGTGCTGGTGCGAGAAGGCAAAATTATTGCCCGGGGATATACCAATCCGCCGGGACAATTTCACGCAGAGGCGATGGCACTGGCGCAAGTGGCGGGTTCACTGGAAGATGTTACGGCATTCGTCACTCTGGAGCCGTGTTCTTTTTATGGGCGCACACCTTCTTGTGCGCAAGCACTTGTTCAAAGAAAAATCCGAGATGTCTTTGTCGCGCTCATCGATCCGCATCCCAAAAATCGCGGGCGCGGTATTCAAATTCTCAAAGATGCGGATATTCCCGTGCAGGTCGGTCTGTTAGAGGAAGAGGCTGAGAAAGACCTGGGTCATTATCTTTTCAAATGTTAATCATTCCCACAGGAGACACTATGAACAACTGGATGGATATTTACGAAGAACGAAACTACGGGGGTATGCCCTATCGCTTGCTCAGACCCATTGATATCGCAGACCATCCCGATAAAGCGTATCCTCTCATTTTCAGCTTGCACGGTGCGGGAGGTAAAGGTACGGATAATATCAAAAATCTGCGTCACTGGAACGAATCGCCACTGGCTGAAGAAACACATCGCCGCAAATATCCCTGCTTCGTACTTGCTCCTCAAACGCCTATGCGGTGGCTGATGCCCAATTCTATGCCCGAGGTCACACAGGAATATATCGACTCGCTCTCGGGTATCTGGCAGGCGCGCGTTAAGCGGTTGCTGGATCGGGGTGATGATCTCTCAGTGGGTGATTTGGGTAGAGCCTTTGATCTGTTGGATACGATATGCGATGAATTTCCCATTGATCAGGACCGCATCTATGTGCTGGGGCATTCAATGGGTGGTTTTGGTACCTGGAACGCTATCTGCGCACAACCCAACCGCTTCGCCGCCGCGATGCCTTCTGCTGGCGGGTGCGAACCGTGGAATGACATCAGCCGCATTGCAGAAGTTCCCATCTGGACATTTCACGGCGATGCCGATGCAGTCGTGCCCGTTGATTTGACCCAGGATGCTTTTCGTCAGTTGAACGCGCTGAATGCCAATACCAAATATACGGAATTAAAAGACGTGGGACACAATGCGAGTGCCTACGGTTTTGCGTACACAGGCGATGACCCGCAACGCGGATTTATCACGCACTTTGCCAGCGATCAGTGCGACAAAACCGAGAATGTATGGGACTGGTTATTTGCACAAAAGCGCGGGTGATCTTAAATCACAGTACCTGAAGGAATGATGGCGTCTTTGGTGATGACGACGATGCCGTCGCGGATGGCGTAGGCGTCGCGTTCTGCTTCGCGGATGTTTTTTGCGTTTTGGATGGTGACGTTTTCCCCTATGCGCGCGTTTTTGTCGATGATTGCATTGTCGATTACGCATCCTGGACCGATGCCTACGTTTGGGATGCCTTTTTGTTTGTTGCGTTTTTTGTCTTCGGGGGTTTCGTAAAAGTCGGCGCCCATCATGACGGTGTTGGTGAGTTTGACGCGGGGACCAACGATGCTGCGGATGCCGATGACGGCGTGTTCTATTTCTGCGTCTTGTATGTCGGAGCCGTCGCCGATTTTGCATTGTTTGAGGTGGCATCCATCCAGTTTGGTCGCGGCGAGGTAGCGCGGGCGGGTGTAGATGGGGGCGCCGGGTTGATAAAAGGTGAAGAGGGGCGCCGGGGTTGTGAGTGCGAGGTTGGCTTCGTAGAAGGCGCGGATGGTGCCGATGTCTTCCCAGTATCCTTCGAATCGGTGGGCATAGACGTTGTGGCTGTGAATGGCGGTGGGGATGATGTGTTTGCCAAAGTCGTCGCCGCTGCTTTCCGCGAGGAGTGTTCTCAGTTTTTCTTTTTCAAAGACGTAGATGCCCATGGAGGCCATGTACGCTTCGTCGGGGTTGCTGCCGGGTGCAGGATCGAGTTTGAGGTCGTCCAGTTCGGCGTCGGTTTGCGGTTTTTCTACGAAGTCGATGATGCGTCCGGTGTCATCTACTTTGAGGATGCCGAGGTCGGGCGCGATTTCTCGGGTGACGGGTTTGACGGCGATGGTGAGATCTGCGCCTTTTTCCCGGTGTTCGGCGATGAAGTCCCGGTAGTTCATGCGGTAGAGGTGGTCGCCAGAGAGGATGAGATATTGATCTATCTGGTAGGACATGAAGTGGCGGAGTTGCTGACGAACCGCGTCGGCTGTGCCTTGATACCAGTCGAGGCGGTCTTCGGTTTGTTCGGCGGCGAGGATTTCGACAAAGCCGTTTGAAAAGGCGTCGAAGCGATAGGTTTGGGCGATGTGGCGGTTGAGAGAGGCGGAGTTGAATTGGGTGAGGGCGTAGATGCGTGTGAGGCCCGAGTGCAGGCAGTTGCTGATGGGTATGTCGATGAGGCGATATTTGCCGCCGATAGGGACGGCGGGTTTGGAGCGGTATTTGGTCAGTGGATAGAGGCGCGACCCCGCGCCACCGCCTAAGATGATGCCGATAACGGATTCCACGCAAAACCTCCTTGTGTTGTGAGGGGGTGTGATATAATATAAATATAGGAATGAAGGTCAAATTGGTCGATATGTTCAGTGAAAGGAGAAATGACTATGGATCTCGAACTCGGTATTGCCGGATGGGTGCTCAGTGGTGAAATTTTGCGGGAGGAGTCGCTGACTTTGCTGGAGTTTCCCGAAGTGTGTGCCGCGCATGGCGTGGGGACGGTGGAGTTGTGTTCGCGGTTTTTTGCGTCTCAGGATGCGAGGTATTTGAATGAGCTTCGGAATCGGTTGGCGGACAATGGACTTTCGGTGCGCAATATTGCGGTGGATATGGGCAATATTGCAGGTGCTGATGAGGCTGTGCGGCGCACGGATCTGGAGGCGTTGAAGCAGTGGTTTTACACGGCGTCGGCTGTGGGTTCCGAGGCGATACGGATTAATACGGGGCACGCGGATGACAATGGGGCGATGAGCCGGGTGATTGCGGGATATCGGGAGCTGGTGGCTGTGGGCGAGCAGGCGGGTGTGAAGCTGCTGGTGGAGAATCACGGGGGTGTGTCGTCTTCGTCTGAGAATTTGCAGCGGATTCTGGATGGGGTGGATTCCGCTTGGTTTGGCACGTGTCCAGATACGGCGAATTTTCCCGATGGCGACTGGGAGGCGGGGATGCGCGTGCTGGCTCCGCGTGCGTTTTCATGCCATGTGAAGGTGTTTAATTACAGCGATGACGGGGTGCAGGCGTGGGAGCGAGATGGCAAAGCTATGGGGTATGATTTGAAGACGTGTTTGGAAATTCTGAATGCGGCAGATTATGCCGGTCCGCTGTGTGTGGAGAAGGGCGCGTCGGATACGACAGAGGCGAGTATCCGCGATACACTGAGTTATTTGAAGGATTTGCAGGCGACGGTCTAAGAGCAGTTTTACAACTTGATCAATCGGGAGAACACCATGAAAATTGGATTGCGGTTCTGGATGGTTGTCTGCTGTGCCTCTTGCATTGCACTGCCTCTTCTTGCAGAAGAAGATGAAGTACCTCAACAAGACAAGATCGTCCGAAATACGCTGTTTGCCCTGGGTCAGCGTCAGATTCAAGCTGGTGAAATCAACGAGGCCATGGCGACCCTCCAACGCATTTTAAAAAACTTTCCCGAAGACGCCCATGTGTATTCCCAACTGGGTTATATCTATCTCAAACGGAAAGAATACAAAGAAGCTGAAGGTGCCTTCAAAACAGCCAAAAAATTCGACAAAAGCCTCGTCGAAGCCTATGTCGGGCTTGGTCTTACATATGCCGAAACACCCACGCGGGGCCTGCAATCTTATTACAATTTCCGTAGAGCCATCCGCGAAGCCAAGCGCGCCACCAAACTCGACCCCAACTACGGTCCGGCCTATCGCTTGCTCGGCGAAGTCTATGAGCGATTTGAAGAAGACCACACCAGGGCTATGCAGTATTATCAGAAATACGTCGAACTCGAACCCGACAATCCCGAGAATCTTTATTCTTACGGTTTAGCCTGTGTACAGGCCAAAGAGTTTGACACCATTCTCGAACATATTGCCCCTTACCTCTCGGCAAATCCCGACATCGTTCAACTCTTGCCCATTGTTGCACAGGGTCATTTTTACAACGACGAGGCGCAAAAAGCTCTCGAACTCTTCGAGCGCTATCTCGCCAACATCGAAGGCAGTGAACGCGCACACTACACCGATATTGCCTACGTTGCCTCAGATACAGAACTCCAG from Gemmatimonadota bacterium includes the following:
- a CDS encoding sugar phosphate isomerase/epimerase, whose product is MTMDLELGIAGWVLSGEILREESLTLLEFPEVCAAHGVGTVELCSRFFASQDARYLNELRNRLADNGLSVRNIAVDMGNIAGADEAVRRTDLEALKQWFYTASAVGSEAIRINTGHADDNGAMSRVIAGYRELVAVGEQAGVKLLVENHGGVSSSSENLQRILDGVDSAWFGTCPDTANFPDGDWEAGMRVLAPRAFSCHVKVFNYSDDGVQAWERDGKAMGYDLKTCLEILNAADYAGPLCVEKGASDTTEASIRDTLSYLKDLQATV
- a CDS encoding riboflavin-specific deaminase — translated: MSNYSQIELESFMTAALVEGRKALPECLPNPPVGCVLVREGKIIARGYTNPPGQFHAEAMALAQVAGSLEDVTAFVTLEPCSFYGRTPSCAQALVQRKIRDVFVALIDPHPKNRGRGIQILKDADIPVQVGLLEEEAEKDLGHYLFKC
- a CDS encoding glucose-1-phosphate adenylyltransferase, which produces MESVIGIILGGGAGSRLYPLTKYRSKPAVPIGGKYRLIDIPISNCLHSGLTRIYALTQFNSASLNRHIAQTYRFDAFSNGFVEILAAEQTEDRLDWYQGTADAVRQQLRHFMSYQIDQYLILSGDHLYRMNYRDFIAEHREKGADLTIAVKPVTREIAPDLGILKVDDTGRIIDFVEKPQTDAELDDLKLDPAPGSNPDEAYMASMGIYVFEKEKLRTLLAESSGDDFGKHIIPTAIHSHNVYAHRFEGYWEDIGTIRAFYEANLALTTPAPLFTFYQPGAPIYTRPRYLAATKLDGCHLKQCKIGDGSDIQDAEIEHAVIGIRSIVGPRVKLTNTVMMGADFYETPEDKKRNKQKGIPNVGIGPGCVIDNAIIDKNARIGENVTIQNAKNIREAERDAYAIRDGIVVITKDAIIPSGTVI
- a CDS encoding alpha/beta fold hydrolase, with product MLIIPTGDTMNNWMDIYEERNYGGMPYRLLRPIDIADHPDKAYPLIFSLHGAGGKGTDNIKNLRHWNESPLAEETHRRKYPCFVLAPQTPMRWLMPNSMPEVTQEYIDSLSGIWQARVKRLLDRGDDLSVGDLGRAFDLLDTICDEFPIDQDRIYVLGHSMGGFGTWNAICAQPNRFAAAMPSAGGCEPWNDISRIAEVPIWTFHGDADAVVPVDLTQDAFRQLNALNANTKYTELKDVGHNASAYGFAYTGDDPQRGFITHFASDQCDKTENVWDWLFAQKRG